A part of Candida albicans SC5314 chromosome 2, complete sequence genomic DNA contains:
- a CDS encoding uncharacterized protein (Ortholog of C. dubliniensis CD36 : Cd36_23840, Candida tenuis NRRL Y-1498 : CANTEDRAFT_104074, Debaryomyces hansenii CBS767 : DEHA2B13310g and Pichia stipitis Pignal : PICST_58235) → MTQDIQGSMADAFKYLNDAEKQAANLEKMLDAFEAKLDSILKDAENINKPDEAEHQNGYEDDVEHTDENENENENEGDNEEEEEEEGEEEGDDDEEEENTKDKSNGKEDIDRNKDSKEDNSNANSTQAVKNKSETKLKENEHSDEKSDPTKENSKDGKVSKENTTNANDSINEKLTTDDEPIVPTTKSDE, encoded by the coding sequence atGACTCAAGATATTCAAGGTTCAATGGCAGATGCATTCAAGTATCTTAATGATGCTGAGAAACAAGCTGCTAATTTAGAGAAAATGCTTGATGCATTTGAAGCTAAATTAGATTCCATATTGAAAGATGCAgagaatataaataaaccGGATGAAGCTGAACATCAGAATGGATATGAAGATGATGTTGAACATACAGATGAAAACGAAAACGAAAACGAAAACGAAGGCGATAatgaggaagaagaagaagaagagggGGAGGAAGAaggtgatgatgacgaagaagaagaaaacacCAAAGATAAGAGTAATGGTAAGGAAGACATTGATAGAAATAAAGATTCTAAAGAGGACAACAGCAATGCAAACTCAACTCAAGCTGTAAAAAATAAGCTGGAAACAAAACTAAAGGAAAATGAACATTCAGATGAAAAATCAGATCCCACCAAGGAAAACTCTAAAGACGGGAAAgtttcaaaagaaaatactACTAATgcaaatgattcaattaaCGAAAAACTAACTACAGATGATGAGCCAATTGTTCCCACAACCAAATCTGATGAATAA
- a CDS encoding uncharacterized protein (Protein of unknown function; expression regulated by white-opaque switch; repressed by alpha pheromone in SpiderM medium), with protein sequence MKLLYTYLSFLLIAFTFAQTLDVNPITDELSIRDTSGATSEEIEVANYLQQLVVAAGLDSQNLTKRDYPDNSLLTAAFTSLNRSGVGVQLVHTFATSSATQGTTINTVGQYVSVTGLTKLLTSANKSGLAVSIVMRFFINYSLVPGLWNVIVALWNNGVISLGKRGLLDLVGGIINGVQQSIINSLITIINSVTDLTQICSSLNKSGLAVSIVDDLLTTSDGQNFVVKLATNLVQKGIVTFDKLLSSLQSSGIIVDTFTTIIGNSTYRKIIFIWAVKSLVGFIKYIF encoded by the coding sequence atgaagttATTGTATACTTATTTGTCATTTTTGCTAATTGCATTTACCTTTGCTCAAACTTTAGATGTCAACCCTATCACTGATGAACTTAGCATTAGGGACACCAGTGGTGCCACATCTGAAGAAATCGAGGTTGCTAATTATCTTCAACAATtagttgttgctgctggtCTTGATTCTCAAAACTTGACTAAAAGAGATTATCCAGATAATTCACTTTTAACTGCTGCTTTCACCAGTCTTAACAGATCAGGAGTTGGTGTACAACTTGTCCATACTTTTGCTACTAGTTCTGCTACTCAAGGTACTACCATTAATACTGTTGGTCAATATGTCTCAGTTACTGGATTAACCAAACTTTTGACATCTGCTAATAAATCTGGTTTAGCAGTTTCTATTGTCATGagatttttcattaactATTCTTTGGTTCCTGGCTTATGGAATGTTATTGTTGCCTTATGGAATAATGGTGTTATTTCTCTCGGTAAAAGAGGTCTTCTTGATTTGGTGGGTGGTATCATTAACGGTGTGCAGCAGTCCATCATTAATTCTcttattaccattattaaTTCCGTCACAGATTTGACTCAAATTTGTTCTTCATTGAACAAATCGGGATTGGCTGTGtctattgttgatgatttactCACAACTTCTGATGGACAAAACTTTGTTGTTAAATTAGCTACTAATCTTGTTCAAAAAGGTATTGTaacatttgataaattgcTTAGTTCCTTGCAAAGTTCAGGAATCATTGTTGATACTTTTACTACAATCATTGGTAACTCTACATACAGAAAAATTATCTTCATTTGGGCAGTTAAAAGTTTGGTTGGTTTTATTAAATACATTTTCTAA
- a CDS encoding uncharacterized protein (Ortholog of C. dubliniensis CD36 : Cd36_23880, C. parapsilosis CDC317 : CPAR2_806590, Candida tenuis NRRL Y-1498 : CANTEDRAFT_92769 and Debaryomyces hansenii CBS767 : DEHA2B13376g) has protein sequence MEKKRSPIQITRSLNQIMITRKPYRIRSFINRSYSITRNPSKINRNISTHDRSTTNVLKRNQRRLKEFENNIQLAEQFKTHRQNVVEILKDEKNIDALFEKEVPIIVNDYEKLTEEMGALSFNDIEMRNTIMLVCHSLVESMYIELTLSKLEDKRIKPYLEEIKSSHWFESLAEYRFRFYNFKSSQFLSSTESDMSTQVNGNNFVRFNSCQKNSHEYIKKFERSFEKYKKAQNEPMSHIQLATNLVQDLLCTHEYIPTTEIWHYLLRNLGTLKLYNYQQIIYLSLFQYKHQPTILATPKEQDRLTAPLMADHFSHLIEDFPEILSTLCQYQEVRKDKRTFIELLSFLKLDKLAGEVMAIKSPLLSKAKYKLPAICPGIELECKDLFISRDCLYSIMKSAINLELYEYVDLLYDKIVLDSIDPYRIQLNYEEKRLVEGSIFTPELFLIMLEACKKSKDLGRVLWLMPFLDEYVGKNSVPVTLKNSILEVLKTFNLEGKLVSYQKIM, from the coding sequence atggaaaaaaaaagatctCCAATCCAAATCACTAGAAGTCTAAACCAGATAATGATCACCAGGAAACCGTATAGAATACGAAGTTTTATCAATCGAAGTTATTCCATAACAAGAAACCCATCAAAGATAAATCGAAACATTTCCACTCATGATCGATCTACAACCAACGTACTAAAGAGAAATCAAAGACgattaaaagaatttgaaaataacaTTCAACTTGCAGAACAGTTCAAGACTCATAGACAAAATGTGGTGGAAATCTTAAAGGATGAAAAAAACATAGATgcattatttgaaaaagaagtgCCAATAATAGTGAATGATTACGAGAAGTTAACTGAGGAAATGGGAGCATTGAGttttaatgatattgagATGAGAAATACAATAATGTTAGTATGTCATTCCTTGGTGGAGTCAATGTACATTGAATTAACTTTGTCCAAACTTGAAGATAAACGAATAAAACCATACCTagaagaaatcaaactGTCGCATTGGTTTGAATCACTAGCTGAATATCGATTTCGCTTCTACAACTTCAAGTCATCACAATTTCTAAGTTCTACTGAATCAGACATGAGTACGCAAGTTAATGGGAACAATTTTGTGAGGTTCAATCTGTGTCAGAAAAATTCCCATGAATATATTAAAAAGTTTGAAAgatcatttgaaaaatataaaaaagcACAGAATGAGCCAATGTCACATATTCAACTAGCGACAAATCTTGTCCAGGATCTATTGTGTACTCACGAGTATAtaccaacaacagaaaTATGGCACTATTTGCTAAGAAATTTAGGTACTTTGAAATTATACAATTACCAGcagattatttatttgtcaCTTTTCCAATATAAACATCAACCAACAATTCTTGCCACACCAAAAGAACAAGACAGGTTAACTGCACCGTTGATGGCGGATCATTTTAGTCACTTGATAGAGGATTTCCCGGAAATATTAAGCACATTGTGCCAATACCAAGAAGTGAGAAAAGATAAACGAACTTTTATAGAACTCTTgtcatttttaaaattggataaattGGCAGGAGAAGTGATGGCTATAAAAAGTCCTTTATTATCGAAAGCCAAATATAAATTGCCAGCTATATGTCCTGGAATTGAACTTGAATGCAaagatttgtttatttcaCGTGACTGTCTATACCTGATTATGAAGTCTGCTATCAACTTGGAGTTATACGAGTATGTCGATTTATTATATGATAAAATTGTATTGGATTCGATTGACCCATATCGGATCCAATTAAATTATGAAGAAAAACGGTTAGTTGAAGGATCAATTTTTACACCAGAGTTGTTTTTAATCATGTTGGAAGCTTGTAAGAAATCCAAAGATTTGGGTAGAGTATTATGGTTGATGCCCTTTTTGGATGAATATGTGGGCAAAAATTCTGTGCCAGTCACATTGAAGAATTCAATCTTGGAAGTACTAAAGACTTTTAATCTTGAAGGGAAACTTGTTTCATATCAAAAAATCATGTAA
- the INP51 gene encoding phosphoinositide 5-phosphatase (Putative phosphatidylinositol-4,5-bisphosphate phosphatase; involved in maintenance of phosphoinositide levels; affects hyphal growth, virulence, cell integrity; interacts with Irs4p) encodes MRLYLIEKPRTFVITTNTHALIIRHPSPTYKHSGIKGLVSGHSKDKDQNKDTKVLVEFVLKEYLDLSLYRDITPKHGGLLGLLGLLNVKGKTFIGFITRDEWTASATVTDRIYKITDTEFYCINNDEYDYLLDKEYENMSHQERERLRYPAASVQRLLSSGAFYYSKQFDMTSNIQERGFVSSDYKLIADSSFFKSFMWNGFMTEELIETRKRMSPAEQKIIDKSGLLIIVIRGYAKTVNTTVGGCEALMTLISKQSCAKEGPLFGDWGSDGDGYVSNYLESEIIIYTEKFCLSYVIVRGNVPMYWELENNFSTKTILAANGKQIAFPRSFEASQEALVRHFDRLSSQYGDIHVLNTLSDKSYKGVLNSAYEEQLKYFLQNRESTDIGYKVLYTRIPIASSRIKKIGYSGQNPYDIVSLLSNSIIDFGALFYDSKPNSFIGKQLGVFRINSFDSLNKANFLSKIISQEVIDLAFRDIGLELDRELYVKHAQLWEENDLWISKLTLNFASTSDKLHTSHNSIKSSFVKSHITKKYFGGVVESKPNEIAMLKLLGRLQDQSPVTMFNPIHNYVNKELNKRAKDFTSKLDLSVYASTFNVNGSVYEGDIDKWIYPEENDYDLIFIGLQEIVVLNAGQMVNTDFRNKTQWERKILSVLQKRNKYMVMWSGQLGGVALYFFVKESQVKYVSNVECSFKKTGLGGVSANKGGIAVSFKFSDTTICFVSAHLAAGLSNIEERHQNYKALIKGIQFSKNRRIQNHDAVIWLGDFNYRIDLTNDQVKPMILQKLYAKIFECDQLNKQMANGESFPFFSEQEINFPPTYKFDKGTKVYDTSEKQRIPAWTDRILFLSRQNLIEPLSYNSCQNLTFSDHRPVYATFKITVKIINHTIKKNLSDEIYKNYKDSHNGIFDILVKSFDNKELNEEKDASLPAPSSDKHKWWLEGGKAAKIIIPGLEDDNMVMNPWRPINPFEKSNEPEFVSKNDLEAIQN; translated from the coding sequence ATGAGACTATATTTGATAGAAAAGCCTAGAACGTTTGTTATCACTACGAATACACATGCATTAATTATTCGACATCCTTCGCCGACATATAAACATTCTGGTATAAAGGGTTTAGTAAGTGGGCACAGCAAAGATAAAGATCAAAACAAGGATACAAAAGTGTTGGTCGAGTTTGTTTTAAAAGAATATCTAGACTTGAGCTTATATAGAGACATCACCCCGAAACATGGTGGATTACTAGGGTTATTGGGACTACTAAATGTCAAAGGGAAAACATTCATTGGCTTTATAACTCGAGACGAATGGACTGCATCGGCAACGGTTACTGATAGGATTTACAAGATCACAGATACAGAGTTCTACTGTATTAACAATGATGAATACGATTACTTGCTTGATAAGGAATATGAAAACATGAGTCACCAAGAACGTGAACGATTGCGATATCCTGCAGCGTCGGTGCAACGATTGTTGTCGAGTGGGGCATTTTACTATTCCAAGCAGTTTGATATGACTTCAAATATTCAAGAGCGTGGATTTGTCAGCAgtgattataaattaattgctGACTCTTCCTTTTTTAAATCGTTTATGTGGAATGGATTTATGACGGAAGAATTGATAGAAACCAGGAAAAGAATGTCTCCTGCTGAACAAAAGATTATCGACAAATCGGGACTTCTCATTATTGTCATCAGAGGCTATGCTAAAACTGTCAACACTACTGTTGGTGGGTGTGAAGCCTTGATGACCTTGATATCGAAGCAGAGTTGTGCAAAAGAAGGACCCCTTTTCGGGGATTGGGGCAGTGATGGTGATGGCTATGTTTCTAACTACTTGGAATCCGAAATCATTATCTATACTGAAAAATTCTGTTTGTCTTATGTTATCGTTCGAGGGAATGTGCCGATGTATTGGGAATtggaaaacaatttttcaacgAAAACTATACTTGCAGCCAATGGGAAGCAAATTGCTTTCCCTCGTTCTTTTGAAGCTTCGCAGGAAGCACTTGTTCGACATTTCGATAGGCTTTCATCTCAGTACGGAGATATTCATGTTCTTAATACGTTATCAGATAAATCTTACAAGGGTGTGTTAAACTCTGCTTATGAAGAACAACTCAAATACTTTTTACAGAACAGAGAGTCAACTGATATCGGATATAAAGTTTTATATACTCGTATTCCTATTGCATCATctagaattaaaaaaattggctATTCAGGACAGAATCCATACGACATAGTATCACTACTTTCGAATTCAATTATCGACTTTGGTGCCTTATTTTACGACAGCAAACCAAACTCTTTTATTGGTAAGCAATTGGGAGTATTTCGAATCAATTCTTTCGATAGTCTCAACAAGGCTAATTTTCTAAGTAAAATAATCAGTCAGGAAGTTATAGATTTGGCATTCAGAGATATTGGTTTGGAATTGGATAGAGAGTTATACGTAAAGCATGCTCAGCTATGggaagaaaatgatttgTGGATATCCAAATTAACATTAAATTTTGCCTCAACAAGTGACAAGCTACACACGTCCcacaattcaattaaatcttcCTTTGTTAAGTCACATATAACGAAAAAGTATTTTGGAGGTGTAGTTGAATCGAAACCGAATGAAATTGCTATGCTTAAGCTTTTGGGGCGATTGCAAGACCAATCTCCTGTAACCATGTTCAATCCAATTCATAATTATGTTAACAAAGAGTTGAATAAGCGTGCCAAGGATTTTACCtcaaaattggatttatcAGTTTATGCATCAACATTTAATGTAAATGGTTCAGTTTATGAAGGCGATATTGACAAATGGATATACCCAGAGGAAAATGATTATGACTTGATTTTTATTGGACTACAAGAAATTGTCGTGCTTAACGCAGGACAAATGGTGAATACTGATTTCCGAAATAAGACCCAATGGGAAAGAAAGATTTTGAGTGTGTTGCAAAAACGGAACAAATATATGGTGATGTGGAGTGGCCAATTAGGAGGGGTTGCcttgtatttttttgtgaAAGAGTCACAAGTCAAATATGTTTCCAATGTTGAAtgttctttcaaaaaaacCGGTCTTGGTGGAGTATCAGCTAATAAAGGTGGGATAGCTGTGAGTTTCAAGTTTTCCGATACCACTATTTGTTTTGTGTCTGCCCATCTTGCAGCGGGGCTAAGCAACATTGAGGAAAGACACCAAAACTATAAAGCACTAATTAAGGGGATCCAGTTTTCGAAAAATCGACGCATTCAAAACCATGACGCTGTTATTTGGTTGGGTGATTTCAATTACAGAATTGATTTGACTAATGATCAAGTAAAACCAATgattttacaaaaattataCGCCAAGATCTTTGAATgtgatcaattgaataagcAAATGGCTAATGGGGAAAGTTTCCCATTTTTTTcagaacaagaaattaacTTCCCACCAActtataaatttgataaaggTACCAAAGTTTACGATACTAGTGAAAAGCAGAGAATCCCGGCATGGACAGATCGtatattatttctttcacGACAAAATCTTATAGAACCATTGCTGTACAATTCTTGCCAAAACTTGACTTTTTCTGATCATCGACCCGTTTATGCTACATTCAAGATTACAgttaaaataataaaccaCACAATTAAAAAGAATCTATCTGACgaaatatataaaaactACAAAGACAGTCATAATGgtatatttgatattttagtgaaatcatttgataataaggaattaaatgaagaaaagGACGCCAGTTTGCCTGCACCCAGTTCAGATAAACATAAATGGTGGTTAGAAGGGGGTAAAGCTGCAAAAATTATAATCCCAGGTCTTGAAGATGATAATATGGTTATGAATCCATGGCGACCAATAAATCCATTTGAGAAAAGTAACGAGCCTGAGTTTGTTTCTAAAAATGATTTGGAAGCTATTCAAAATTGA
- the LEU42 gene encoding Leu42p (Putative alpha-isopropylmalate synthase; fungal-specific; induced by human blood or polymorphonuclear cells; regulated by Gcn2 and Gcn4; stationary phase enriched protein; Spider biofilm induced) codes for MLKDPSVKYKKFPNVNLPNRQWPSRSLDKPPRWLSTDLRDGNQSLPDPMSISEKKEYFKKLVDIGFKEIEVAFPSASQIDFDFTRFAVETAAEDVSIQVLSPCRPELIGRTVESLKGAKRATVHIYLATSDCFRNVVFGLSKEESKALAVKCTKLVRQLTKDDLSTAGTDWDFEFSPETFSDTDLDYAVEVCEAVKEAWGPTEDKPIIFNLPATVEMATPNIYADQIEYFATHITDRETVCISLHPHNDRGCSVAAAELGQLAGADRVEGCLFGNGERTGNVDLVTLALNLYTQGVSPKLDFSDLNSVIDIVEKCNKIPVHARAPYGGSLVVCAFSGSHQDAIKKGFSAHEKKKEKAGGKEVHWQLPYLPLDPEDIGRTYEAIIRVNSQSGKGGSAWVILRNLELDLPRGLQIAFSKVVQARAEVKGQELTNEELCELFKQEYFIDYDDEAPEQYFKLVDYSISTPSKGIKEIQADIEVDGKVISIKGEGNGQLSAFNNAIAKYLNIDIDVKHYHEHSLGEDSKARAATYIEVLVDKKVARWGVGIHTDVSQASFLSLISILNGLHKNKNI; via the coding sequence ATGTTAAAAGATCCCTCAGTGAAATATAAGAAGTTTCCAAATGTCAATTTGCCAAACCGTCAATGGCCATCAAGAAGCTTGGATAAACCACCAAGATGGTTATCTACTGATTTGAGAGATGGTAACCAATCATTACCTGATCCAATGTCGATCtctgaaaagaaagaatatttcaagaaattggtTGATATAGGATTCAAAGAAATCGAAGTTGCCTTCCCCTCAGCCTCTCAAATTGATTTCGATTTCACTAGATTTGCCGTTGAAACTGCCGCTGAAGATGTTTCGATTCAAGTTCTTTCTCCATGTCGTCCCGAATTGATTGGTAGAACTGTTGAATCTTTGAAAGGTGCTAAAAGAGCAACTGTCCACATATATCTTGCCACTTCTGATTGTTTTAGAAATGTTGTGTTTGGACTTTCCAAAGAAGAATCAAAGGCCTTAGCTGTGAAATGTACCAAATTGGTGAGACAATTAACTAAAGATGATCTTTCAACTGCCGGTACAGATTGggattttgaattttctCCAGAAACTTTTTCTGACACAGATTTGGATTATGCTGTTGAAGTATGTGAAGCAGTCAAAGAAGCCTGGGGGCCAACAGAAGATAAAccaattatatttaatttgCCAGCAACTGTTGAAATGGCCACTCCTAACATATATGCTgatcaaattgaatattttgcCACTCATATTACTGACCGTGAAACAGTTTGTATTTCATTGCATCCTCACAATGATAGAGGGTGTAGTGTTGCTGCTGCCGAATTAGGTCAATTAGCTGGTGCTGACAGAGTTGAAGGTTGTCTTTTCGGTAATGGTGAAAGAACCGGTAATGTTGATTTAGTCACTTTAGCATTGAACTTGTATACCCAGGGGGTATCACCAAAATTGGACTTTTCTGATTTGAATTCGGTCATTGATATAGTTGAAAAATGCAACAAAATTCCTGTTCATGCTAGAGCTCCATACGGAGGGTCTCTTGTTGTTTGTGCCTTTAGTGGATCTCATCAAGATGCCATCAAAAAGGGGTTCCTGGCTCacgaaaagaaaaaagaaaaagcgGGAGGCAAAGAAGTTCATTGGCAATTACCTTATTTACCATTGGATCCAGAAGATATTGGAAGAACATACGAGGCTATTATTAGAGTGAATTCTCAATCTGGTAAAGGTGGTTCTGCTTGGGTGATCTTGAGAAATTTGGAATTAGATTTACCTCGTGGTTTACAAATTGCCTTCTCTAAAGTGGTTCAAGCACGTGCTGAAGTTAAAGGTCAAGAATTAACTAACGAAGAATTATGTGAGTTATTCAAGCAAGaatatttcattgattatgatgatgaagcCCCAGAACAATACTTTAAATTAGTAGATTACTCGATATCGACACCAAGCAAAGGAATCAAGGAAATCCAAGCTGATATTGAAGTCGATGGTAAAGTCATTTCTATCAAAGGTGAAGGTAATGGTCAATTATCTGCCTTTAATAATGCCATTGctaaatatttgaatattgatattgacgTGAAACATTATCACGAACATTCCCTTGGTGAAGATTCAAAGGCACGTGCCGCCACTTATATTGAAGTCTTGGTCGATAAAAAAGTTGCAAGATGGGGTGTGGGTATTCATACTGATGTTTCTCAAGCTTCATTCTTATCTTTGATATCTATTTTGAATGGTTTgcataaaaataaaaacattTAA
- the SSO2 gene encoding syntaxin (Plasma membrane t-SNARE; involved in fusion of secretory vesicles at the plasma membrane), whose protein sequence is MSNPYQNSQNGYQQNNSYELNNYPNKQYSSSNEDDFVQFMNEIQDINSQLDNYSNIINLIDNKQKNFLHGLDLNDEDTDYDSKQIENLVNEAQSLQLDLKNRIKNVQTQAVHSRDQTKVDQAETCRKRFLDLIQDYRLVEARNKESTKEQAARQYQIIKPDATDEEIKAVVEDGSQQYFQQALMQSNRRGEARSVLNEVQVRHRELLKLEKTMAELTQLFHDMEELVIEQDQPIQQIEEQVGTAQHDIEQGVGHTNKAVKSAKSARKKKLWCFFICLLIVIILAVILGAYFGTRK, encoded by the coding sequence ATGAGCAACCCGTATCAGAATTCCCAGAATGGttatcaacaaaacaacTCATATGAGTTGAACAATTATCctaataaacaatattcTTCATCTAATGAAGATGACTTTGTTCAATTTATGAATGAAATTCAAGATATAAATTCTCAATTAGATAACTATTCTAATATAATCAATCTTATTGACAACAAACAGAAAAACTTTTTACATGGGTTGGATttgaatgatgaagataCTGATTATgattcaaaacaaattgaaaatttggttAATGAAGCCCAATCTTTGCAGTTAGACTTGAAAAATAGAATCAAAAATGTGCAAACTCAAGCCGTTCATTCCAGAGACCAAACCAAGGTTGATCAAGCTGAAACTTGTAGAAAGAGATTTTTAGATTTAATTCAAGATTATAGATTGGTTGAAGCCAGAAACAAAGAGAGCACTAAGGAACAAGCTGCTAGACAgtatcaaataataaagcCCGATGCTACTGATGAAGAGATTAAGGCAGTAGTAGAAGATGGATCTCAACAATACTTCCAACAAGCATTAATGCAATCCAATAGAAGAGGTGAAGCCCGTTCAGTATTGAATGAAGTCCAAGTTAGACATCGTGagttattgaaattagaaaaaacCATGGCTGAATTGACCCAATTATTCCATGATATGGAAGAATTAGTTATTGAACAAGATCAACCAATCCAACAAATTGAGGAACAAGTAGGAACTGCTCAACATGACATTGAACAAGGGGTTGGTCATACCAACAAGGCCGTAAAAAGTGCCAAATCCGCcagaaagaagaaattatggtgttttttcatttgtcTTCTTATTGTTATCATTTTAGCAGTTATATTGGGTGCATACTTCGGTACTAGAAAGTAA
- a CDS encoding uncharacterized protein (Protein of unknown function; transcript regulated by Mig1 and Tup1) translates to MKLSTIFTAFAATIATVAGYETTGSKQTVDILIDYIIKETPELSQNDVANWENGDTVTLQYVVNNNEESEITVVGVTGQFKNPVNNEIVTNLTTGKVGPIAVPPGEAIKFDQKINVDLIPANYELIPYVFIAQDSLIKVIPCRGQLATIVDAAVSFFDPRLIFLELVLLITFAGLIYVGYEIWGKQYFKGVAPVKAKKVSAAKASSPVASGPSTTSATGYDTNWIPESHLKQKKTKKVN, encoded by the coding sequence atgAAATTATCCACCATTTTTACTGCATTTGCAGCTACAATTGCCACTGTAGCTGGTTACGAAACTACTGGCTCAAAACAAACCGTTGATATTCTTATTGATTATATCATCAAGGAAACACCAGAATTATCTCAAAACGACGTGGCCAATTGGGAAAATGGCGATACTGTTACACTTCAATATGTTGTTaacaataatgaagaatcaGAAATCACTGTTGTCGGTGTAACTGGTCAATTCAAAAACCCAGtgaataatgaaattgtcaCTAATTTGACTACAGGGAAAGTTGGTCCTATTGCTGTTCCACCGGGTGAAGCgattaaatttgatcaaaaaattaatgttgatttaatcCCAGCAAATTATGAATTGATTCCTTATGTTTTCATTGCTCAAGATAGTTTGATTAAAGTCATTCCATGCCGTGGTCAATTGGCTACTATTGTTGATGCTGctgtttcatttttcgATCCAAGATTGATCTTTTTGGAATTGGTATTGTTGATTACTTTTGCTGGTTTGATATATGTTGGTTATGAAATTTGGGGTAAACAATATTTCAAAGGTGTTGCTCCAGTTAAGGCTAAGAAAGTATCTGCTGCTAAAGCTTCAAGTCCTGTTGCTAGTGGCCCCTCTACTACTTCTGCCACTGGATACGATACTAACTGGATTCCAGAATCtcatttgaaacaaaagaaaaccaaGAAGGTTAACTAA